A single genomic interval of Plodia interpunctella isolate USDA-ARS_2022_Savannah chromosome 14, ilPloInte3.2, whole genome shotgun sequence harbors:
- the LOC128675309 gene encoding uncharacterized protein LOC128675309 isoform X2 has translation MFESDDYDQILSQLDFPNLPRQSESKKPEQVNSVLIEKSQTQNVKEKNDHETNSSNTTDSQTVFINNLNPQPRNNSPSIPHSKNCESKKEVSPKHSKRKIIDSHFDYNTKRKFPGPAGLLTGSLQESKDESICQLELFSQDIEFSQNSLKRGLFDLPMWIKLQQDIVQWNLSEVDTIKSIKQKALAGNLRRRKAQTVTAFVETIDRSATDPLIVLRDTTGINIANNSDTLNNEQNLLDDLENIFSDDIF, from the exons ATGTTTGAATCTGACGATTATGATcag ATTTTGTCCCAGTTAGACTTTCCTAATTTGCCTAGACAGAGTGAATCGAAGAAACCTGAACAAGTAAATTCTGTTTTAATAGAAAAGTCTCAAACTCAAAATGTAAAAGAGAAAAATGACCATGAAACAAATTCAAGTAACACTACGGATTCACAAActgtatttataaacaatttaaatccACAACCAAGGAATAATTCACCATCCATACCACATTCAAAAAATTGTGAATCAAAGAAAGAAGTGTCTCCAAAGCATTCAAAacgtaaaataattgattcaCATTTTGATTACAATACCAAGAGGAAGTTTCCAGGACCGGCAGGCCTTCTCACAGGCAGCCTCCAAGAAAGTAAAGATGAGTCTATCTGTCAACTAGAACTTTTTTCTCAG gaCATAGAATTTTCACAAAACAGCTTGAAACGGGGACTGTTTGATTTGCCAATGTGGATTAAGCTCCAGCAAGACATTGTTCAATGGAACCTTAGTGAAGTAGATACAATTAAAAGCATAAAACAGAAAGCACTTGCTGGAAACCTCCGCAGAAGAAAAGCACAGACAGTCACAGCATTTGTAGAAACAATAGATAGATCGGCAACAGATCCTCTTATTGTGTTGAGAGACACTACAg GTATAAATATAGCAAACAACAGTGACACACTaaataatgaacaaaatttattagatgacttagaaaatatattttctgatgatatattttga
- the Faf2 gene encoding FAS-associated factor 2, with product MDLEDNAMGLTHEQTDKILQFQDLTGIEDMSICRDVLQRHQWDLEVAIQEQLNIREGRPSVFATEARAPPVVHDHIAQQVFTDDAPEGPGGVRGLFRYVVNLVVSMCYSTITSILNLLLSFVRHDDRRLVTDPLGDVMGFINTYTARYNPHPVFYQGTYAQALNDAKNELRFLIVYLHSDAAAETQNFCRTTLADPEVIQYINTHALFWGCSIDTAEGWRVAQSVGGRRYPLLCVVCVREHRMTVVARSEGSCSALQLLQRLRRVVSDNEAHLAAARAARVEREVTARLRAAQDEAYAESLAADQEKERRRAADRAAKEERENEDLRRRQQIERQKQELVEARVAMASKLPPEPAPGAGTVALLIRLPGGERLTRRFTLLHTTQDLYDFVFSHPQSPEEFEITTNFPKRVVTRGPINLSEVGLKDRDVLFVNDMNA from the exons ATGGATCTCGAAGATAATGCAATGGGTTTAACCcacgaacaaacagacaaaataCTACAGTTCCAGGATTTAACGGGTATAGAAGACATGTCTATATGCAGAGACGTGTTACAGAGACATCAATGGGATTTGGAG GTGGCTATACAAGAACAGTTAAATATCAGGGAAGGTCGACCGTCTGTATTCGCGACTGAGGCTCGGGCGCCCCCTGTAGTTCATGACCACATAGCACAGCAAGTGTTTACAGACGATGCCCCAGAAGGGCCAGGGGGCGTGAGAGGATTGTTTCGATATGTCGTCAATTTAGTAGTATCTATGTGCTACAGTACTATAACatcgattttaaatttactccTGAGTTTTGTACGACATGATGATAGAAGAT TGGTGACTGACCCTCTGGGCGATGTGATGGGATTCATCAACACATACACAGCACGCTACAATCCTCACCCTGTGTTCTACCAGGGCACATATGCTCAGGCCCTTAATGATGCCAAGAATGAGCTGCGATTCCtcattgtgtacttacattctGATGCAGCAGCAGAGACACAGAACTTCTGCAG gacTACACTAGCTGACCCAGAAGTTATACAGTATATAAACACCCACGCGCTTTTCTGGGGGTGTTCTATAGACACCGCGGAGGGGTGGAGGGTAGCCCAGTCGGTTGGGGGAAGACGGTATCCCCTGCTGTGCGTGGTCTGTGTACGAGAGCACCGCATGACCGTGGTGGCACGCAGTGAGGGCTCCTGTTCTGCCTTGCAGCTGCTCCAGAGGCTGCGGAGAGTTGTCTCAGATAATGAGGCTCATTTGGCTGCAGCTAGGGCAGCGAG AGTGGAGCGGGAAGTGACGGCCAGGCTTCGCGCGGCGCAGGACGAGGCGTACGCGGAGTCCCTGGCCGCGGACCAGGAGAAGGagcgccgccgcgccgccgaCCGCGCCGCCAAGGAGGAGCGGGAGAACGAGGACCTGCGGCGGCGACAGCAGATCGAGCGGCAAAAACAGGAG CTGGTGGAAGCGCGCGTGGCGATGGCGTCCAAGCTGCCTCCGGAGCCGGCGCCGGGCGCGGGCACGGTGGCGCTGCTCATCCGGCTGCCGGGCGGCGAGCGCCTCACTCGGCGGTTCACGCTGCTGCACACCACGCAG GATTTATACGACTTCGTGTTCAGTCACCCGCAGTCTCCCGAAGAATTCGAGATCACCACGAATTTCCCGAAGCGAGTAGTGACTCGCGGGCCCATCAACCTGAGTGAAGTGGGGCTCAAGGACCGCGACGTACTATTTGTCAATGACATGAACGCATAA
- the LOC128675121 gene encoding cytochrome b5 reductase 4 isoform X3 translates to MTSGNPRNKCALQPGHSLMDWIRLGNSGRDLTGVGGRVRPVSPAELASHNTPKDAWLAIRGRVYNITHYLPYHPGGPEELMRGAGIDATQLFDKVHPWVNYDSLLAKCLVGPLRVDLPSAEELFESSSPSIKSDRLREPSKAQELVRKSMENLANCITPVRKKITSKSDENVKGSPPSKIMQSLIQSSDLPVSISRRAASSPVKSIEKPEVPPLRYDWIQTSRKLTISVYTGPLANPGGCARLTEGILLVEVATNGWLRTLKVVPEARLQEPLQLKVYAESGKIDIIAQKAEVSVWKSCEISAGAATRVSSPRTLSCRVVDVGSVTHDTVLLSLQPRSGPVIVPLGHHVRVHKRISGSECVRSYTPVGEGWSPPIEGQSPLRLAVKRYANGALTPHLSDLREGDTVTLSGPYGNFQLLKLKSVKTIYLLAAGTGITPMLGLLKFMLLRSNPRCERVHLLFFNKTENDILFQNILEDIANEDIRLTVTHILSDAGSSWPGPRGRITEELLSGLLERDSVMCRAEEMQCSHFACLCGPTEFTHAGLNLLKNLDMSENCMHAFMG, encoded by the exons GGAATCCTCGGAACAAATGCGCGCTGCAGCCGGGGCACAGTCTCATGGACTGGATCCGATTAGGGAACTCCGGAAGAGATCTGACGGGCGTGGGCGGCCGTGTGCGACCCGTTTCGCCGGCGGAACTCGCTTCGCACAATACGCCaa AAGACGCATGGTTAGCCATTCGGGGTCGCGTATATAATATCACACACTATCTTCCATACCATCCTGGAG GTCCTGAAGAACTGATGCGCGGTGCCGGTATCGATGCAACACAGCTATTCGACAAAGTTCACCCATGGGTTAATTATGATTCCCTTTTAGCGAAATGTTTAGTGGGACCCCTTAGAGTCGACCTGCCTAGTGCCGAAGAACTCTTCGAATCCTCCAGCCCTTCAATAAAATCCGACCGTCTAAGAGAACCATCCAAAGCCCAAGAGTTAGTTAGAAAATCCATGGAAAATTTAGCAAATTGTATCACGCCAGttagaaagaaaataacttCAAAAAGCGACGAAAACGTGAAGGGTAGTCCGCCTAGTAAAATAATGCAGAGTCTGATACAATCGAGCGATTTACCAGTATCGATAAGCAGGAGAGCTGCATCGAGTCCTGTGAAATCAATAGAAAAACCAGAAGTTCCGCCGTTACGATATGATTGGATTCAGACGTCAAGAAAACTGACGATATCCGTGTACACGGGTCCGCTGGCGAACCCTGGCGGTTGCGCTAGACTTACTGAGGGAATCTTGTTAGTGGAAGTGGCCACGAATGGATGGTTGAGAACACTCAAGGTAGTTCCCGAGGCGAGGTTACAAGAGCCATTACAGCTAAAAGTGTACGCGGAGAGCGGGAAAATAGAT ATAATCGCCCAGAAAGCAGAGGTGAGTGTGTGGAAATCCTGCGAGATATCAGCTGGCGCCGCGACGCGTGTGTCTTCCCCGCGGACACTGTCGTGCAGAGTGGTGGACGTGGGGTCGGTGACCCACGACACTGTCCTGCTTTCGCTACAACCGCGCTCCGGACCCGTGATCGTGCCTTTGGGACACCACGTCAGGGTGCACAAACGGATCTCAG GATCAGAGTGCGTCCGTTCATACACGCCAGTGGGAGAAGGCTGGAGTCCCCCAATTGAGGGGCAGTCCCCACTTCGACTGGCAGTGAAGCGGTACGCCAACGGCGCCCTCACGCCGCACCTCTCTGACCTCAGAGAAGGAGACACTGTCACGTTGTCGGGACCTTACGGTAACTTCCAGCTGCTAAAG CTCAAGTCCGTGAAGACGATCTATTTACTAGCTGCCGGCACTGGAATTACTCCCATGTTAGGTCTACTAAAGTTCATGCTGCTTAGGTCCAATCCCAGATG TGAACGAGTGCATCTATTATTCTTCAACAAAAcagaaaatgacattttgtttcaaaatattttagaagatATAGCAAATGAAGATAtaag ATTGACAGTCACACACATATTATCGGACGCGGGTTCCAGCTGGCCAGGCCCCCGCGGTCGCATCACTGAAGAGCTCCTCTCTGGGCTGCTAGAGAGAGACAGTGTCATGTGCAGAGCAGAGGAGATGCAATGCAGCCACTTCGCCTGCCTCTGCGGGCCTACAGAGTTCACGCACGCCGGCCTAAACTTACTCAAGAATTTGGATATGAGCGAAAACTGCATGCACGCTTTTATGGGAtaa
- the LOC128675311 gene encoding uncharacterized protein LOC128675311, with amino-acid sequence MAVFDVFNPLQNITPRFTEEQLNEIVEFFDTNAKPLLVINDGEPINVISIEQVIDFLNLKKFHRRSFHYPTYGEIMTEADNLKAGYLRIVTKEQFIYMLNKWVLETTLKHELTLAFKIFDTEKRDFLEIEDIQSIVQGYGDIYTDEETREMLRDANVRGDGNVFYEDFIESLFSVAPQMNNAKINYLYEDPDEDPSVPPEPIIEEPPEEPPPPPPPPPPKKKEAKKKNK; translated from the exons ATGGCAGTGTTTGACGTATTTAATccgttacaaaatattacccCTCGATTTACAGAAGAGCAACTAAATGAAATTGTTGAATTTTTCGATACTAATGCGAAACCTCTACTTGTGATAAATGATGGAGAaccaataaatgtaataagcATTGAACAagtaatagattttttgaatCTGAAGAA atttcatAGAAGATCGTTTCATTACCCAACTTATGGCGAAATAATGactgaggcggataatctcaaAGCAGGATACCTACGAATAGTGACCAAAGAacagtttatatatatgttgaaTAAATGGGTACTCGAAACTACATTGAAACATGAATTGACTCTAGCTTTCAAG ATTTTCGACACAGAGAAACGGGATTTCCTCGAAATAGAAGATATCCAAAGTATCGTTCAAGGTTATGGGGATATATACACTGACGAAGAAACAAGAGAAATGTTACGGGATGCCAATGTTAGGGGAGACGGAAATGTCTTCTACGAGGATTTCATCGAAAGTTTGTTTAGTGTTGCTCCTCAGATGAATAATGCTAAG ATTAATTACCTATATGAAGATCCAGATGAAGACCCATCAGTTCCACCCGAGCCTATTATAGAAGAGCCACCTGAAGAACCACCACCGCCGCCGCCTCCTCCTCCtcctaaaaaaaaagaagcgaaaaagaaaaataaataa
- the LOC128675309 gene encoding homologous recombination OB-fold protein-like isoform X1, with protein sequence MFESDDYDQILSQLDFPNLPRQSESKKPEQVNSVLIEKSQTQNVKEKNDHETNSSNTTDSQTVFINNLNPQPRNNSPSIPHSKNCESKKEVSPKHSKRKIIDSHFDYNTKRKFPGPAGLLTGSLQESKDESICQLELFSQDIEFSQNSLKRGLFDLPMWIKLQQDIVQWNLSEVDTIKSIKQKALAGNLRRRKAQTVTAFVETIDRSATDPLIVLRDTTGNIKCTLHRDAWCLFSSYLIAEQCALVLWKPTILTTGSAFKKHYLNITLSNIYAIFSSTTSLDDSERNVPEQYAIDSGNDFMIIRIRESPKDLSINIANNSDTLNNEQNLLDDLENIFSDDIF encoded by the exons ATGTTTGAATCTGACGATTATGATcag ATTTTGTCCCAGTTAGACTTTCCTAATTTGCCTAGACAGAGTGAATCGAAGAAACCTGAACAAGTAAATTCTGTTTTAATAGAAAAGTCTCAAACTCAAAATGTAAAAGAGAAAAATGACCATGAAACAAATTCAAGTAACACTACGGATTCACAAActgtatttataaacaatttaaatccACAACCAAGGAATAATTCACCATCCATACCACATTCAAAAAATTGTGAATCAAAGAAAGAAGTGTCTCCAAAGCATTCAAAacgtaaaataattgattcaCATTTTGATTACAATACCAAGAGGAAGTTTCCAGGACCGGCAGGCCTTCTCACAGGCAGCCTCCAAGAAAGTAAAGATGAGTCTATCTGTCAACTAGAACTTTTTTCTCAG gaCATAGAATTTTCACAAAACAGCTTGAAACGGGGACTGTTTGATTTGCCAATGTGGATTAAGCTCCAGCAAGACATTGTTCAATGGAACCTTAGTGAAGTAGATACAATTAAAAGCATAAAACAGAAAGCACTTGCTGGAAACCTCCGCAGAAGAAAAGCACAGACAGTCACAGCATTTGTAGAAACAATAGATAGATCGGCAACAGATCCTCTTATTGTGTTGAGAGACACTACAg GTAATATCAAATGTACACTTCACAGAGATGCATGGTGTCTATTTTCCTCCTACCTCATAGCAGAGCAATGTGCCTTAGTTTTATGGAAACCAACAATTCTCACAACAGGCAGTGCCttcaaaaaacattatttaaacattactctaagtaatatttatgcTATCTTCAGCTCTACAACATCACTAGATGATTCAGAAAGAAATGTACCTGAACAATATGCAATAGACAGTGGAAatgattttatgattataagaATAAGGGAAAGTCCAAAAgatttaa GTATAAATATAGCAAACAACAGTGACACACTaaataatgaacaaaatttattagatgacttagaaaatatattttctgatgatatattttga
- the LOC128675121 gene encoding cytochrome b5 reductase 4 isoform X2: MPCCGCWWNGRQRHRPPETAGNPRNKCALQPGHSLMDWIRLGNSGRDLTGVGGRVRPVSPAELASHNTPKDAWLAIRGRVYNITHYLPYHPGGPEELMRGAGIDATQLFDKVHPWVNYDSLLAKCLVGPLRVDLPSAEELFESSSPSIKSDRLREPSKAQELVRKSMENLANCITPVRKKITSKSDENVKGSPPSKIMQSLIQSSDLPVSISRRAASSPVKSIEKPEVPPLRYDWIQTSRKLTISVYTGPLANPGGCARLTEGILLVEVATNGWLRTLKVVPEARLQEPLQLKVYAESGKIDIIAQKAEVSVWKSCEISAGAATRVSSPRTLSCRVVDVGSVTHDTVLLSLQPRSGPVIVPLGHHVRVHKRISGSECVRSYTPVGEGWSPPIEGQSPLRLAVKRYANGALTPHLSDLREGDTVTLSGPYGNFQLLKLKSVKTIYLLAAGTGITPMLGLLKFMLLRSNPRCERVHLLFFNKTENDILFQNILEDIANEDIRLTVTHILSDAGSSWPGPRGRITEELLSGLLERDSVMCRAEEMQCSHFACLCGPTEFTHAGLNLLKNLDMSENCMHAFMG; this comes from the exons GGAATCCTCGGAACAAATGCGCGCTGCAGCCGGGGCACAGTCTCATGGACTGGATCCGATTAGGGAACTCCGGAAGAGATCTGACGGGCGTGGGCGGCCGTGTGCGACCCGTTTCGCCGGCGGAACTCGCTTCGCACAATACGCCaa AAGACGCATGGTTAGCCATTCGGGGTCGCGTATATAATATCACACACTATCTTCCATACCATCCTGGAG GTCCTGAAGAACTGATGCGCGGTGCCGGTATCGATGCAACACAGCTATTCGACAAAGTTCACCCATGGGTTAATTATGATTCCCTTTTAGCGAAATGTTTAGTGGGACCCCTTAGAGTCGACCTGCCTAGTGCCGAAGAACTCTTCGAATCCTCCAGCCCTTCAATAAAATCCGACCGTCTAAGAGAACCATCCAAAGCCCAAGAGTTAGTTAGAAAATCCATGGAAAATTTAGCAAATTGTATCACGCCAGttagaaagaaaataacttCAAAAAGCGACGAAAACGTGAAGGGTAGTCCGCCTAGTAAAATAATGCAGAGTCTGATACAATCGAGCGATTTACCAGTATCGATAAGCAGGAGAGCTGCATCGAGTCCTGTGAAATCAATAGAAAAACCAGAAGTTCCGCCGTTACGATATGATTGGATTCAGACGTCAAGAAAACTGACGATATCCGTGTACACGGGTCCGCTGGCGAACCCTGGCGGTTGCGCTAGACTTACTGAGGGAATCTTGTTAGTGGAAGTGGCCACGAATGGATGGTTGAGAACACTCAAGGTAGTTCCCGAGGCGAGGTTACAAGAGCCATTACAGCTAAAAGTGTACGCGGAGAGCGGGAAAATAGAT ATAATCGCCCAGAAAGCAGAGGTGAGTGTGTGGAAATCCTGCGAGATATCAGCTGGCGCCGCGACGCGTGTGTCTTCCCCGCGGACACTGTCGTGCAGAGTGGTGGACGTGGGGTCGGTGACCCACGACACTGTCCTGCTTTCGCTACAACCGCGCTCCGGACCCGTGATCGTGCCTTTGGGACACCACGTCAGGGTGCACAAACGGATCTCAG GATCAGAGTGCGTCCGTTCATACACGCCAGTGGGAGAAGGCTGGAGTCCCCCAATTGAGGGGCAGTCCCCACTTCGACTGGCAGTGAAGCGGTACGCCAACGGCGCCCTCACGCCGCACCTCTCTGACCTCAGAGAAGGAGACACTGTCACGTTGTCGGGACCTTACGGTAACTTCCAGCTGCTAAAG CTCAAGTCCGTGAAGACGATCTATTTACTAGCTGCCGGCACTGGAATTACTCCCATGTTAGGTCTACTAAAGTTCATGCTGCTTAGGTCCAATCCCAGATG TGAACGAGTGCATCTATTATTCTTCAACAAAAcagaaaatgacattttgtttcaaaatattttagaagatATAGCAAATGAAGATAtaag ATTGACAGTCACACACATATTATCGGACGCGGGTTCCAGCTGGCCAGGCCCCCGCGGTCGCATCACTGAAGAGCTCCTCTCTGGGCTGCTAGAGAGAGACAGTGTCATGTGCAGAGCAGAGGAGATGCAATGCAGCCACTTCGCCTGCCTCTGCGGGCCTACAGAGTTCACGCACGCCGGCCTAAACTTACTCAAGAATTTGGATATGAGCGAAAACTGCATGCACGCTTTTATGGGAtaa